Part of the Lycium ferocissimum isolate CSIRO_LF1 chromosome 6, AGI_CSIRO_Lferr_CH_V1, whole genome shotgun sequence genome, GGTAGCCGTCTTGGTATGACAATCCAATAGATAAGGGACAACTAACTCATACAaagaataatatcaaaatctatcatgtctagaatcatcaaatccCCCCAAGTATCATACCCCATTAAAGTCACAAGACAGGATCAGTACACCCGATCCACCAGTACAGAATCCCCAACAGGAGCAGAAACACTAATAGGAAAATCAAGCGACTTACATATCACATCCAAACTCGAAGCAAAATAAGTGGACCCATATGAATATGTAGATCCTGGataaaataatatcataactaATCGGCGACAAACAAAAATAGTACCAATAATGACTGCATCAGAAGCCTCCGCCTCTGGCCTACCTAGGATTGCATAGCACTGAGTAGGTCTACCCCCATCTTGAGAACCTCCGAGACCACTACCACGACCGGTCTGATTACCACATTTGCCAAAATAAGAACCACATTTGCCACTCTGCGCACTACCTCTAGCTAGTTGTGCCACTGACCAAGGTGCACCAATCTGATAACCTGAGTATGGGCCACTTTATCTAAGTCTGGGCACTCCCTGATGAGAAGCCCTAAGTCACCATACTCATCACAACATCGACGGGCCAAGGGTCACAAGCAGGGGGACCAATAATAATAGAAATGACCACCTCGACCTCTAGGTCAGGAATAAGAACCAAGAGGACTGTACCCTGAACCATGAGCACCACGAACTGAAGAACCACCTGTCGAAGTCTGTATCATTACCTGAACGGGTCAGCTGAACTGAGGACGATAGCCCTTACCATGATATCGCCTACACCCAGATGAGGTACCTCTAAACCTGCTAAAGTTGCGGGGTTTCTTACCCGAGCTATCCCCTAACTCATCACGCCTGATAGACTCAACACTCCTAGCGGTATCCAATACTTACTAAAACATACCTCCCGAAGCTACCACATGCATCGCGACAACCCGAAGGTCATATGATAGCCCCCTAATGAACTTCCTAATCCTCTCTGTCTTATTAGGTAGAACGGTCAAGGCATAGTGAGAAAGGGAGTGAAACATCATCTCATACTTAGTCACGAATATCCCATACTGCTCTAACTTGTCAAATTTCTCACACCTTTCATCCCCCAAGCTACTGGAGTGATGGTCACAAGTCcagtaggggctgttttagatAGCGAGAGGTGGAGCTCAGTCGAATCAAGGTGGCCACGGAGTCACACAATTCGAAGGCAGACGAGTTTATTTTTATGCTTTCCCTCGCGGGCCAGAGGCAGAGGCTTCTGATGTAGTTATCACAAGTACTATTTTAGTCTGTCACCAGGCAGCGTCAGTATTTTTTTATCTGGGCTACACTTTCTCTTATGTTTCCACATATTTCTCTATAGGTTTAGATATGATGTGTGATCTACTTGACGAgcctattcatgtgtctactccgatcGAAAATTCTGTAGTGGTAGATCGAGTCTATCGGTCTTGTACtgttacttttatgggttatggtaCGTGGATAGACTTGGTGTTActtgatatggtggattttAATGTTATCTcgggcatgagttggttgtctccTTATCACGCAATTCTGGattgtcacgccaagacagtcacgtTAGCTATGCCTGGCATTTTGAGATTAGAGTGAAAGGGCACTCCTAGCCCTGCTCCCAAGAAGATTATATCATTCCTTCGGGGAAGAAGTTAGTgaataaggggtgtttagcttacTTGGAGCATATTTGGGATTCGAGTGTTGACACTCCTTCCTTGGAGTCAGTACCAGTAGTTAGTTAGTTTGAGGATGTCTTTCGCACAGACTTACCGGTATGCCACCTGgttgtgatattgatttctaCATTGATCTGAAGCTAGGCACTaggcctatttctattccaccgtACTGCATGGTTCTGGCAGAGTTGAGGGAGCTGTAGGAGCAGTTACAAGATTTGTTGAGTAAGGGATTCATCAGCCCTAGTGTTTCCCTTTGAGATGTTCCTgttttgtttgtgaagaagaaggactGTTCTATGCGGATGTGTTTCGACTATCagcagttgaacaaggttaccATTCGGAACAAGTATACGATACCccgcattgatgacttgtttgatcaacttcagggtgcGCCGATCTTCTCTAAGATTGATTTGATAACGGgatatcaccagttgaagattaaagtacagctttcaggacccgttatggtcattatgagttcttggtgatgtctttcgggATTACCAATGCCCCCACAACATTCATGGATTTGTTGAATGGAATTTTTAAGCCCTACTTGAATTCATTTATTATTGTCTTCGTTGATGACATTCTAGTGTACTCTCGTCGTAAGGAAGACCATGAGAAGCATTTGAGGATAGTAGCCCTACTTGAATTCATTTGTtattgtcttcattgatgacattctagGGTACTCTCATAGTAAGGAAGACCATGAGAAGCATTTGAGAATAGTTCTTGGGTTTGTTGAAAGAGAAGAAGTTGTATGCCAAATTTTGTAAGTGTGAGTTACGCTCAGTTCCATGGCATTTTTGGAGCATGTtatgtctaaggatgggattatggttgatcccaagaagatcgaGGCAGTTAGAGATTAGGCAAGGCTTACTTCAGTGACTGAGATTCGGAGCTTTGTGGGCTTAGCGAGTTACTATTGTTGGTTCGTGAAGGGGTTCTCATCTATTGCTTCCCATTTAATCCGGTTGACTCATAAGAAAAATCCCTTTCAGTGATCCGATGAGTGTGAAGAGGGCTTTCAAAATCTCAAGGGTTTATTGACTTCAGCTCCAATTTTGGCTTTACCTGTGGAAGGCAAAGACTTTACTGTTTATTGCGATTCTTCTCAGATTGGTTTAGGTTGCgtgttgatgcaagagggtAAGGTGATCGCGTTTTCTTCGAGACAGTTGAAGGTCCACAAGAAGAACTGCCCCACGCATGACTTTGTCACAACCTAAATCACGGTCATGATGGCACCCAAACTAACTCCCCTGGTGGGCAAAACATCCCCTCAATCAATACTTAGTCAAAGTAATTAAATAAGCAAACATAATAAGTCTTAAATCATACATAACCATAAGTGTGAAAGTACTAAATCAATACATCCCTAAGAACTGAAGTCACAGTACAGAACGACTAGTCTAAATACAAGTCTAGAATATAATAAATGTCTGATCACAATCAGTACTGCCTAAGGAAATAAGATGTAGACAATAAAGAAGAGATTTGAAGCTGCGGCTGACTGATGGCTCACCCTCCAATCTCAGGATAAGAAGCCGGGGCTAAACTCGGCGCATCAATGCGGATCCTGtctcaaactctgcactcagaaaaggtGCGACAAGAGTAGCATTAGTGCAACACACGTACTGGCAAGCATCATAGGCTGATTAAGATTAGATAACACATACGAAATACAAAAATTGGCAAGTAAACATATAAGAAATCAAACAACCAATCAATAAACAACTAATATCCCGCTATCATAAAGTCATAGCCTAGGTGAAGCTCCTAATCCCCAAGTCTGCCAAATTTAAGGAAATACCTCAACCATAGATCACAACTCAAGTGCGATACATCACAATCAAATAGGACAATATATGATGTGGTAATGAAGGGTGCAATGTGAATAAGATGCAAATGtcgtgcaatgcaatggccaatacCTCAATCTATACACGCATGATATAAGCATTTGTCGCTTCAATAGTTATGACCCATGAGGGACACGCGGATTCTATGTACCAGCCACTCTAGACGGACTACAGGCCGTGGCTTTATCAAACATATCTAACATAAACGTCGGATCATAGAAATAATCACATGATACTTTcatctttcactttctttcatttcaaaaccgtatccataactctttcaattccaaatccatttccataactctttcatcatgtatgaatgtatcAATACAGGAATAAAGTATCACATGTAACAATGCCAATAAGTAAGTTACAGAATTCACAACACCATAAGGCAATTCAATCCTAGCACGGATTATCAATACTACCATGGAACGTATCATGACACAAATCTTAATACAACAAATAGAACCAACACATTCTGTATCGCCACAAACACATGGTTAAGTACACCACAAGTCATTTAGTGCATAAAGAACTGCAACAAGCCCGCATAATCAAAGATCATACTCACGTAGTGGATTTAACACCACAACCATGCCCGTAAGCCTATCATGTTTTCCCCATCAATAACTACCTAACACATGcgattcgctaatcaaagtctaagaaggtaagccataacctatctCGAAGCCGAGCATGAGCCTCGAACTCCTTAAATCTAGGCCTTCCCCTTTCGGATTACCTCCGAAcaatcaaagtctagcaattaaatGATCTACATTAGACTACGAATCTGACAATAAATGCTACGCTTTCAAAAAAACTCCAAAATAATCCTGAAAGAGACCCCGGActcacaagggtaaaatgggaaattgaGTGATGAAACAGATCAATCCAAAGTTCAAAAGGTCCAATCACCAATTACTAATCATCAAATAGCAtttatttcatcaaataaagaaaaaccccaaatttcatacattcaaaccctAGAATTTAGGAAGAGATTCAACTTAATATCTAATTCCCCAATGATTAGAAGCCTAGAATCTAAGAAATCCCCCCATAAAACTTATAAGAATTACAAAGAAATCATTAATGCAATTTAGGGTTCCTAACCCATCTTCCCCAATCTAATTCATAAAACTAGCATGGAATCTAATATTAAACCATAATTATCATTTCTCCTATGAAGAAATAACCCTTTGAATTCTTAGAAGACCCAAtgaaaattcatttcttgcccCTTGGACCCAATTTCCATACTTATGAGATGAACCATGTACTTAGGTTGCGGGACTCCCAAGGTCGCGGTATACTCCACTAAGAGAGTGACATATAAGCGAGGTGACGAGTGCTTATGTAGGCACCGAGTAACATGTTGTGTTTATGTGACTTATGtgtcttattttcttgattagCTGATAAATTAAGAGGAATTCCACGCTAAGTGAGGATGATATGaatattattgatattctagGCTTCATTTAGAACTATATGCATGTAGTTGTCATGCTTAGCTGATAATCATATTTCACTGATATATCATGCACTGATATGTGATTGCATATGAGCTTTGAATATGTTATATGGGGAATGTGGATTCTGTCCGTACCGGGTTACGAGATATGCACGTTGAGACTGTATGTGCCGATTGTGTGATAAACACGTCGAGATTGTCCATACAACTCGTGGATTCCGTCCGTGCTGCATATGGACAACACAGttgtcccccatgggtcactaACCGAGCAACCCCCGGCTAGACCAGTGTGTACGTAGGGTGTTGCAAGTGTTGGATGATTCTGTTGTGGCCATTACTTGATATTCCATATTATACATAATGATTGTGATTTgagcatcatatcatgtcatcaagGTGAATTTGTCCATATCTTCTTcatttgttgattttgtgatttCTTATGATTATGTTGTTTAATTCTTTCTCTACTGATGATTCTTTATATGTTGAAgctagaattgaatccatatcTAATAATTGAAAATTACAAATTCTACCATGAAACCTATTATAGTGTTGAATAGTGAaaaagtcccacatcggtggTTAGTGAGATGGGTGGTCTTGAGTAATTCTTCTCTCATGAGCTAGTTTTTGGGTTATGTTAGGTCCAAGATCCATTTCTTTACTTGTTATCAGAGTCATGGGCAAATCAGATTATTCCTAGTCTGCTCTGATTTGTTCGCAGGAATACAAAACCACCTACCGAAAAGGATGAAGGATATGAGAAGTTGCACACAGACAATCAAGCTCCCCATGTTTACAAGATCTTGAAGTGGAGGTtattaatgatgtttatattttcctttttcttttgtatgtGCTATTCATATGAAATGACGAATTCCACATTTTCATACTCTATAATCTTTCTTAGGTATCTATGGATGAATCAGATGAGAAAGTTGATGAAGTTTCTGCAAGCTTCTCAAATTTGACGTTGAATCACGTTAGGACCATTAAGGTCGAAGAAATAACCGGTACAAAGTTAGTAATGCAGCTTAGCAAGCTTCTATTGGTCAAATCTCCTATGCTGGTGAGAATGTTAATCGAGCCTGACCTATATTaggtaaacaaagaaaaaggtgTCAAGATACTTCCAGAATTTCAGCGGGCATCGCGAAAAGCTGAAATTAAATGTCAGCTAAAAAGGAAATGGAAATGAGTCAGGAGCAGTATATCCATGGTTTTTGCTTGATAGAGAGTTGTCTGACTTAGACACTGTGTTTCAATGTTTTCTGAGGTGTGTTGGTTCTCTACTTTTGGGTAGTGACTCAGTTTCGGGTCATCCCCTTAGTTTATATTGGTTTATAAGCCACCATAGCGCGAGTTACATTATTTATTGATAGTATGTTATTTACTGGATGTCTGGCGTGGGGAATATCATTTCATTCACTTGGATCAACATAAGAGTTCAATTACATTGGTATGATTCATATTGTATATTTTAAAGAGGTTGACCTTCGTGCTTTTCTAATGGTACGCTCCTCTTTCTGTTGAACTATTTTTCTTCTCGGTTCACAAGTGAGGTATTCTTGATTGATTGGGGACAAAACGATTTCCTCAATTAAACTTAATTTCGTCAAACTTGTACGATAATAAAGAAGTATATAGCAGTTGCTTCTTGCTGAACAACGGAAAGCATTTAACAAGGTCTGCAAATCATTAATAATGTTTCCTTTATCAAAGAGTGCCGAGAATATAACACCTCTTAGGCAAAATAACGGGAAAAGGTAAAGAAGCTGTTCGAAGCACAATTCGTATATTATGGATGCAAAGGATGAAAAGTGTTACAATTTGATACAATACATGAGTACAAGTTTTTAAGGTAAGATCAAAGTTATGTAACATGTAAACGAGAGGATAatctaaaaaattgaaaataaagtcaaaaaatcatttaataTATACTACTAATATAATCGGAATCCAAGAGCTGGAAGTATGACAAATTTAAGTCATTTTTTAACCTTTTCGGTTATTAATATATAATCTCTAAAATGAACTTATgtgattaaatattttttttttgtcaccaTCTAAATATGTATCCTTTAtaaatgtttaaaaaataataagaattacatttatataatataatttaatataaagTTTATATCCATAATGTATtagataaaatttaaatataaatgatattataagaattatttatttaatgggACACACTCTAGAAACTAGCATGCTAGCAGAAGATGTTTCTGGGGGATGTCTTTGACAAAAGTCAGCAGAAGATTGACATTTATCAATTTGATGGTAGTGATGAATATGGGGAAGAAGAGGTCTGCCTTTGATTTTCATCCCTCCAACCACCAAATACATCAAAAAGTTTGTGCCTGATTaccaattttatatttttttttaatcagatTCGTAATGTTAGGTAAACTCATTTTCTCCATTAATTTTTGTAAGTTAAATAACACTGCAAGATTAACCCAACCTCATTGCCTAGGAAGAATGCAATTGTAATATATTGATTTGATTCGAATATATTGATTTGATTCAACATAAGCTGTTGAATCGTGTTGATGAAGTTTGATTCTTGAAGAACATTTGGTTGGACAAATTGCCAAAGTTCACACTATGATGAAGTAATTTTCACTTTCTTAGCCTGTCTCTATGATGTATATGAGAAGCACATACTTGACACTGCCATTTGCTCTACAATTTGCAAAGTTCAGACTATTTCAGAGAAGCCGTTGCTCGTCATTCTCATCGTTGTCAAGGCTCTCTTCAACTTCATAATCTATATCGATCACGCTGAGTTTTTTTCCTTGCGATATATCAGAttctgaaaaatgaagtttgGTATTTTCTCCTTCAAAAGGATGATTGCATGTTTCATCAATCCGTTGCAACTCTCTGTCTATTAATGCGTCCATTTTAGCACGGTCCCTGTCACGTGGATATGTACAATAAAGGAAGGAATAGATGAAGCAACAAATTGCTATTGGAATGCCTATAGCAGTGTAGAGTGCCTTGGCAAGCGGGGCTGCATTTGCTCTATCCGTTTCAATTTCCTCTGAGCCCGTTGAGTCCTTGGGAATTGGTTTAAAACCATATACGTGTTGAGCCAAAAGTCCAACCACTGGAGGAGCAAATGATGCCAGTATAGACTCAAACGATCGATCCAGGGCATAGATGCTTGTTCGAGCTCTCTCAGGAACTATCTCCGCAAAAATTGGGCTGCAAACATGTCATGTGTGAATACTTTAGTGAATCAATCTGGATTAAATTTTTGAACTTCTCTGCATATCACTCGTATTGATATAGCATGCAACTGTATAACTGGAGATAGATCAAGAAAAACCAGCCTCACACTAGGAAGTAGAAAGCACAACCCGAATACATATATTATTTGGTTCCTTTAGACATAGAGATATCTAAAGAATCTGTAAATTTACCTAAATTTTTTCTGTTAATCTAAACAGGAGCCAAAGACAGAACCATCGTGCTATAGGAAGAAGTAGAGAGAAGTAGGCGACTAGTTTGTACAAGAGAAGAAGCATAGACAAATGCAGCCATGTAGAAAAgcatatataacaaaaaatcAAAGATGCTACAACGGCGTCTCAAGTGTTCTGAGATCAACTGGAATGTCTGAGTTAAAATTATGACATACGCAACAAAATTTGAGATGACTGAAATAAGCAAATAAAATTAGCAAACAAGCAGGAATACTAAGGAAACAGAAAAATCGCGTCACTTTTGTGTTAACTGGTCCATTTGGACATGAAAACTTCGAAGTGCTATTTAGATGAAAACTTTCTTGGAACTTAAGCATGAAGTAGATTATTGTTTCCTAACTCTTGATTCCATTTCCTTCTATTTTACGGTTTCAGCTCTTCAGTTGTTTGGTTAAATTAAACAATTTAACTGGTTTTACTTTGTCTTTGTTTGTCTAGGATGCTGATGATGCATTGCATAATTCAGGGAGAATATAAGATTGAAGTTTTCAAAACCAGTTCTGGTTAGTCCACCTACAAGATTTATAAACGCTaccttaatttttcaaattacaTTGCAGGCTGCTTCTCTTCAATGTATAACCAGATCAATTCATTTGTTCAAATTAGTATTAGCACTACTGGATTGAGGTTAATTGTTGTGCAGTACTGCTATAAACTTTCAACCTTCAACATGTAAAGACAAGGATATATGCAAGAAAATCCAGATAAAGATGAATGATAGAGCGGTCGAAAGGAAACATACTTATTTGTTGCTGGAGCATTCCAAGAAATGATTAATCCCATGATGAACAAGACTAAACCATGGGTTGCAGCTGTGGAAGGATCATCAGGCAATCCCAAGAGCAGAATTGCAGCTAAAGGGATCGCCGAACCAGAGCTTATCTGAGATAGAATTATTCTACCAGAATCCGGTAAGTGTTTGGCAAGGACATCTCCCATTTTTCCCCCAAACAATCCACCAATTGAGAGAGCAACATTAAACAAAGTCAACAGTAATGCTGTTGTCTTGTGGGAGAATCCGATAAGCTCCAACCACATAGGGGTAAATGACAATGATGACCATGGAAACGACCCCGACACTCCCTGAGCAACAAGTATTTGAAAAGAAGGTACTTTTACAACTGCTTTTGCTTCTTTTAGCAGCTCCCTCACTTCTTCTCTAAATGGATTTTGGGGAGGTTGCTCTTTTGCATTGCCATCACTGTCAACATAGTGAGGATCTTTGGCGAAAATGCGCACCAATATACCAATTACAACACTAACAAAACCTACAAGATGGAAGGAGATTCTCCAGCCAGCGATTCCCATGAATGATGTTTCAGCTAGCAGCACCGATAAAATCCCGCCAAGGATAGAGCCAAAGTTCCCTGTTAATTGTAGCCACCCAAAAGCGATACCGCGGTTGCTTTCATCTGTTGAATCAGCAACTAGAGATTGTATAGCTGGTGCGACTATGGCAAGTCCTATTCCATTCAAACCTCTGGAAATGGCAACCTATTGAAGAATATTAGTTTTGCTAAACAGTAATCCTAGACCTTATTTCAAGCAAGATATATGATGCTTCTCTTACAAAATGCCAATCAAGAATTGAAAAAACTAAACTGTAGAATATAATCATCTGAAATGCCTTAAAAGTACTGTCAAATTGTAAGAATCTTGAAGACTGAAAGAACCAAGAAATCTCTTTTGTTATCTAGAATAAAAAGATCAATGCTCGCGccattttcattttatgtgacCTTGTTTGAGTggacacagagtttaagaaagaaagattgacttttaaaatttgtgatattaaacatgtcataatatTATAAGACTTCTAAAATTTGAAGTCTTACACATGCCTAAATGCTTAACGTTGGTGCGACAAAAGCTTGTCATTAAGGGTATAGGGTAGCTAAGTGGTTGAGAACCTCCATCATCAATCAGTAGGTTGAAGGTTCTAGTCACGCCGGAGGGTAACTAGAAACACTATTGATCCTCCTGATGGGGTGGTGTGGGGGAaaaagtggagaaaaaaaaaaaacaagaagaagaagaagaagagaagtttATGTTAGATTGTTCCCACATCCGGGAAGGAGCCATTCTTTCTAAAATAGACTAAAATGTAAATGGGGTCACATAAACTGAAACGGAGAAAGTTGTTCTTTTCACAATATCTAACATATTGAAATTGGACTTGAAAGCTGTTCAACTTATGCCCTAACTAAGAATGTCAAAATTTCACAAGCCCAGATTCATAATTGCTTATTTCCAATTTACAACCTTGAGTTGCAATTCATTCGTCCCCTGGCTCCTAACAAACAGGGCACACCTTACAGAAACAAGACAAGATCCAAACTTTGTACGTGCCCATTAATACTAAGTTCGTTCTAAGCATATTCAACAGACggtaaggggtcgtttggtaggatgTATTAGAAaacataatatatgtattaGCAGAGGTAGATCTAGGATTTTTATATCATGGGTGCACCACTAAATAACTCTACAAAAGCTAGGTAAATAACTCTGCATTCAACCAATTGCACCGTTTAGCCTCTTTGGAGCATGGGCCCCAACATATAATATTAGATCAattttacgaaatatgtacataaaatatctAGTTTGGGGGAAAGACCATGAGTTCACGTGCCCCATATATTGGGCTATAAATCCGCCCCTATGTATTAGCTTTGGTATTATTAATCCCTTGTTCAGTAGTGTTTTTCAAACGATGTGTAACTAATACAACACTCTATTATGTACCATTCTAATACATAGCAAATCTATGTGTAACTAATACCACTACTGTTCCTATTTTAATACACAGAAAGTAAACCGTCTGACAAAAATAATCCCAACATactttaatattataattatacaccctaccaaacgacccctaactGTACAAATGTAGAATGGATGAAGATAGGGAATTAACCTGAGTAAAAGTGGAGGAAATGGCAACAAGAAAGGTAGCAGCAGACCAAAGGAAGGCACCAAGAGCAATAACATGAGCCCTATTTTGACGACCAGATAGATAAGCAGCAAGAGGGTAACAAAGACATTGAACAATTGCTCTAAAAAGAGTTAAAGAACCAAGTCCAGTTGGATCAGTATGCAATGCTTTCCCAACTTCTTTGTATATCACTCCTGGCAATAAAGACTCGTCTGCACGTTCCATTATTCCGGCAAGGTTGACAAGTAATAAAGTCAACGATTCAGATTTCATGTT contains:
- the LOC132060720 gene encoding uncharacterized protein LOC132060720; translation: MNKFKNMKSESLTLLLVNLAGIMERADESLLPGVIYKEVGKALHTDPTGLGSLTLFRAIVQCLCYPLAAYLSGRQNRAHVIALGAFLWSAATFLVAISSTFTQVAISRGLNGIGLAIVAPAIQSLVADSTDESNRGIAFGWLQLTGNFGSILGGILSVLLAETSFMGIAGWRISFHLVGFVSVVIGILVRIFAKDPHYVDSDGNAKEQPPQNPFREEVRELLKEAKAVVKVPSFQILVAQGVSGSFPWSSLSFTPMWLELIGFSHKTTALLLTLFNVALSIGGLFGGKMGDVLAKHLPDSGRIILSQISSGSAIPLAAILLLGLPDDPSTAATHGLVLFIMGLIISWNAPATNNPIFAEIVPERARTSIYALDRSFESILASFAPPVVGLLAQHVYGFKPIPKDSTGSEEIETDRANAAPLAKALYTAIGIPIAICCFIYSFLYCTYPRDRDRAKMDALIDRELQRIDETCNHPFEGENTKLHFSESDISQGKKLSVIDIDYEVEESLDNDENDEQRLL